The window AGGGATGAACCACACGAGCTGCAACACCTAGGGATGGACCACACGAGCTGCAACACCTAGGGATTGAATCACGCGAGCTGCAACACCTAGGGATGGACCACACGAGCTACAGCACCTAGGGATGGACCACACGAGCTGCAACACCTAGGGATGGACCACACGAGCTGCAACACCTAGGGATGGACCACACGAGCTGCAACACCTAGGGATGGACCACACGAGCTGCAACACCTAGGGATTGAATCACACGAGCTACAACACCTAGGGATGGACCACACGAGCTGCAACACCTAGGAATGGACCACACAAGCTGCAACACCTAAGGATGGACCACACGAGCTACAACACCTAGggatgtctcagtagtagtaaccagttaccagtaaccagtgtaccgttgactcaacgaccaaccgtctctgcctgagtcactatctgaactcatattgcgctgacctggcattattcaaagaccctctcacatatgggtactgtgggcggccagtcagtcagtgttaagagagcagagagataggtacggctgtaagggcgcactccacattatctgtaattatacgtactaccagcctacgtatttctttacctaatccacgtgtcgaactcccacatgatagatgGACCACACAAGCTGCAACACCTAGGGATGAACCACACGAGCTGCAACACCTAGGGATGAACCACACGAGCTGCAACACCTAGGGATGGACCACACGAGCTGCAACACCTAGGGATGAACCACACGAGCTACAACACCTAGGGATGGACCACACGAGCTGCAACACCTAGGGATGGACCACACGAGCTGCAACACCTAGGGATGGACCACACGAGCTGCAACACCTAGGGATGGACCACACGAGCTGCAACACCTAGGGATGGACCACACGAGCTGCAACACCTAGGGATGGACCACACGAGCTGCAACACCTAGGGATGGACCACACAAGGTACAACACCTAGGGATGGACCACACAAGGTACAACACCTAGGGATGGACCACAGGATGATACTGTCCTCGATCATATTCCCTAAGTGTTTAGATGTGATAATGATGAGTTTTGTGTAGGACTTAAGGTAAAGGGCAGCGACCTCCTTCCACGTCCAGACTGTCATACTAAGCGACACTGAACCCTCACTTTTCTTTCCACAGTATAAACAATGGTAGAATAACTCACAAGagttatgttgaaaatggtataaaataccaacaagttgaagattaagacacatgtgcaagagttaggatctttattgatgaaattatTTGTTGCCAtctattcttctgtttattcgtaACTTCTAATATTATGCTACACTATAAACGAAATTTCTGCCTTATATAACTTAGCTGTTAAATATAGCACTACACAACATGCCtaatttataataaatatttttatatcATAGTGAACATCCAATCAACTCTTATGTGTGAAATAATCCACTTATAGTGAACCATCACACCTTTGCCCCATAAAGTAACAATCCACATTACCATCCACAGCTTGATAGTCAACGCTGTTTTAGTACTTATAATAATTTGGCTGAAATGTACTGCTGGGTGGAGATCAATTCATTCCCAAAAGGAATGATGATGGTAATTAAATTTGGGACTCGGGACAAAATCTCTACAAATGGGAAACTTTATCTCTCTGGTGTTATTCTAAAGTGTTCTTGtttttgcaggtgttgttgcttgtACCAACGACCATTCATGGAGGCCTCAGTCACCAGCCAGATCATCACTCTGCTGAGGCACTCATAACAAGTGAGCCACAGTCTAGTCAGGGACCCCAGGCTAGGCAAAGGCCCCATGCCAGACAGTCGCTGCTGCTCGTGAACACATCAGTGCCCTCCAGCGTGGCGCCCCAACCCATGCAAGACACTCCAGAGGTCGCCCTGCTCAGGCAGCAGTTCCTGCACTCCTTCCAGAGGATCAAAGAAGCAGTTCTCGCCGCAGAATCTAATCACTTCCAAAGAATCCAAGAGGAAGAAGGACTTAGCGCAGGAGCCCACCACTTCCAGATGATCAAGGAAGCAGTCCTTTCCGCAGAGTTTAACCACTTTCTGAGGATCAACGACAAAGTATTTACCGAAGACTCTCACCACTTCAGCGATGTGCTGAAGAATGATCTACACGACCACTCCCACTCTAGCGACCACCCCCACGAAAACTCCAATGACTCCCACGACAACTCTGACGAAAAGTCCCACGACAGTTCTGACGACCACCCAGACGACCTTCATGATCATCCACTTGCCGACACACATCACGCACCCTCTGACAGCAGCGTCACTCAGCACACACCCCAACCCTCCCGCCCACTCTTCCTACCACAAACTCGGATTAATGTCTTCCCTGATCCAGATTTAGAGCCTGAGTATTTTCTGCCCTCAGTGAAAGTGGACCCGCTGCTGTTAAGCAGGCTACACCCTCCCTTACCACCTAACCCCTTCATTCAAGAGTACCGCTCTCTCGGTGACAATTGCTATGAGTTCATCTTACTGGAACCTGAGAGTGAGGTGGCGTCGCTACAGCCCCAACACTGGGGAAATGAAACAGTGTCTGTGGTAATAATAGACGATGACCTAGAGTTTGAGTGAAGTGCGTCTCTTGCACCATGCCAGTGAAGTTTTGTACAGTGCTAGTGAGGAGGAGGTCACTGTGACACTATAATTACATTATATAATTACAAAATAAAGATCAAAAGAACACCAAGAATAAAATTGAAGGTGAACAATGTTGTCTGCGCTGAGTACATTATGTATTTACTCAGAAAGCACGAGACCAATGACAAATCCTGTTGTAATATTTAACAGCTGTAAGCAAGGGAACCagagccatctagtggtggtgtaCAACCCTAGATCGTCTGGTGACCGCTAAGTGTGCTGCACAtcctcacttgtcagagaagttGGGAACTGGTTCGATTACCTCGTTGATAGTAATTATGTCAGCCAACCAGACTCTTATCAAGCCATCAGCTGGTGTATAACCAATTGTGATTCTTAATCTGCTGTGATATTTTGTGTTCCTGTTTATCATTAGTTGGCTTGTGTTGAAATCCTTCTATATTTGTAAATATTGTACACTGTACACTAATTTGGTGaagaaacattatatatatatatatatatatatatatatatatatatatatatatatatatatatatatatatatatatatatatatatatatatatatatatatatatatatatatatatatatatatatatatatatatcacaaactATTTTTGTGTTTAAGTTTTTCCTCATTGATACCTtttaatgttactagtttatagcCCAGCAACACAAAACTGCAACACAAGTGTTGTGGCTCGTGAAAAATGAGTAATTTACGTTCTTCAATATGTCTGAAAATTACATAAATTTGGAGTATTGTTTTGCCCCGGGAGAGGTAAGATTTGCTCGGATTTTTAACTCTGGGTGGTTAGTGTTAGgcgcccaggataacccttgaaagtcagtgcgtcatcgtggactgtcttatttctattgtggtcctttaatcttgtcccccaggatgccatccacacctgtccactaacacccaggtacctactaactgatgggtgaacagggacagcaggtgtaaggtaacacgcCCAACATTTCCATCCGTGCTGGGTATTGAACCACGGATATTCAATGTTTGAGGTGAGTCCAATGCCAACCGAGCCACGGAACACCGGTAACTGCAGGTACCTTCCCAGGTACCTGTGACTGCAGGTACCTTCCCAGGTACCTGTGACTGCAGGTACCTTCTCAAGTACCAGTGACTGCAGGTACTGGTGACTGCAGGTACCTTCCCAGGTACCTGTGACTGCAGGTACCTTCTCAAGTACCAGTGACTGCAGGTACCTTCCCAGGTACCTGTGACTGCAGGTACTTTCTCAAGTACCAGTGACTGCAGGTACCGGTGACTGCAGGTACCTTCCCAGGTACCGGTGACTGCAGGTACCTTTCATATGATGAAGGGTGACCTGAGAACAGTCTTCATGTGTCCACAAAGAGCCGGTCACTCAGTCAGAGCCTCACAGTTCAAGTATAACTCACTGGAaagtcagtaagtttatttagacacaggtacacgtGAGAACAATTATCTAATTAGCTAATGTGGAAGAATAACACGCAGATGAAGCCTGagatcatacatagtgtaaattacctaaaataaccaaaaaaaaaaaaaagccaaagtgacttatttccattggtgtccttgacgtatttccattggggtccttgacgcatttccattggggtccttgacgcatttccattggggtccttgacgcatttccattggtgtccttgatgcatttccattggggtccttgacgtatttccattggggtccttgacgtatttccattggggtccttgacgtatttccattggggtccttgacgtATTTCCATTGATGTCCTTGAcgtatttctattggggtccttgacgtatttccattggggtccttgacgtatttccattggggtccttgacgtatttccattggtgtccttgacgtatttccattggtgtccttgacgtatttccattggtgtccttgacgtatttccattggtgtccttgacgtatttccattggtgtccttgacgtatttccattggtgtccttgacgtatttccattggtgtccttgacgtatttccattggtgtccttgacgtatttccattggggtccttgatgtatttccattggggtccttgacgtatttccattggtgtccttgacgtatttccattggggtccttggcgtatttccattggggtccttgacgtatttccattggcgtccttgacgtatttccattggggtccttgacgtatttccattgggatccttgacgtatttccattgggggccttgacgtatttccattggtgtccttgacgtatttccattggtgtccatACAGTCGTACTACACAGGTCAAGGTAATATAATAAGGTGTAATGTGAATACCGTCACCAGTTTGTACTACACTCGGATACCTCAGAGGTTTTCAAACggaaataaaacaataaatatttttatttctttgtgcagcataaaatatatatttattttattattaacacctcggccgattcccaccaagtcagggtgacctgaaaaagaaagactttcatcatcattcgctccatcactgtcttgccagaagtgtgatttacactagttataaaaactgcaacattaacacccctccttcagagtgcagacactgtacttgccacctccaggactcaagtccggcctgtcggtttccctgaacaccttcataatcattactttgctcacactccaacagcacgtcaagtagaGGTAAGTCACCTTttttgtgaattcaagtgtgttaccatcaaTGTAAATGGCCTGCGGGCGGAGGTTAAGTGTGTAGGGATGGAGTGGTTTTTGCGCAGGTACACTGTAGATGTTTGTTtgatacaagaacataattataaaaaccatttgtccccaTTCACTGCTATCAATTGCGCTCACCACTAGCATGCATGTGCATTTCCAGTGATGACAGCAGTCTGGTGCTTTGTGTATATAACCAGGGTATACCATGCCCTGGTGAGCTGACAGTACCCAAGACACACCAGCCTGAGACACCTTGCTGTCTACATCAGAAAACACTGACATAGAGATCGACCTGGGGAGAAGAGCGTCGAccaggtttggtaataagtgaATTATCACCTGAGCAACTCATCATGTGAGTGACTCAACAattcaacagcagcagtgaccacagGAGTCACGAATATCTTCATCCATCGCCTTAGGGTCAACAGTTATATATCTGGGTATTAGAGTTTGTCAATTACAACCTTGTGTACTAtttaattcacacacacacagtgcataatTAAATATTTTCTGACTTCCTGTTGGGTCTGTTTAGATAAATACAATAGCGTGTTTGTAAACAGTTACATTTTCAAAAAAAATCATACAGCTGCTCAGACTTGGTTTGTTTAATCTATTTGTTGTCAAATTAGCCAAGGCAATGTTCACACACTAATGTCCGGGGGTCGATTccaggtacgggtggaaatattagggcgtgtttccttaagacacctgctgtccctgttcacctgtcagtaaagTAGGCacttaggtgttagtcgactggtgtgggtcgcatcctgggataaaatttacctaatttgacAGAAATGTTCTGCAAAACAGTGGACCTCTTATAtctatagtaatatgtcattgatgtcagctaggactgtatatctCGTACATTCCCATTACCACCCATGGGGCGGGGATGGCgaaccagagaggcctagcttctccctgagagccccgtgagggcggggaatgtggctaggcctggggacagttggtcccaacgatgagggggtacttgtgcctcctcccatggcagacttaggtctcagatactccctagaaagggagccaaggccgggccaccccttggaaaaggcccgggccgggagaataccgaagAATCAACAAGAAGAAGAAATCGGAGTAACACTGAAATATTGTAAATTGCAGCGTGAGTGTCAAGAGCATCACCCACATTCTTCTTAAAACATCCAACCTTCATTATTTTAACACGTTTAATATCTTTGAAGATCTTATCCTTTCTGTACCTTATTAAGTCTCTGAAAACGACATCAGACACCGCTAACAATAATGTTAggccccagtccctggacctgcctctgtaatctttgaactaccgcccacaagatgggtatggagtATATAATGATAATGTCAAACCACTATACTAAACAATTGCTGTACTGTACT is drawn from Cherax quadricarinatus isolate ZL_2023a chromosome 78, ASM3850222v1, whole genome shotgun sequence and contains these coding sequences:
- the LOC138855000 gene encoding uncharacterized protein is translated as MGARQLLALLVLLLVPTTIHGGLSHQPDHHSAEALITSEPQSSQGPQARQRPHARQSLLLVNTSVPSSVAPQPMQDTPEVALLRQQFLHSFQRIKEAVLAAESNHFQRIQEEEGLSAGAHHFQMIKEAVLSAEFNHFLRINDKVFTEDSHHFSDVLKNDLHDHSHSSDHPHENSNDSHDNSDEKSHDSSDDHPDDLHDHPLADTHHAPSDSSVTQHTPQPSRPLFLPQTRINVFPDPDLEPEYFLPSVKVDPLLLSRLHPPLPPNPFIQEYRSLGDNCYEFILLEPESEVASLQPQHWGNETVSVVIIDDDLEFE